CATCACATAATAGAAAAGCACATGGAGCAGAAGTATTTTATTTTTCTAAAAACCCATCATCTTATGCAAAACAATTAGCAAAATATGAAAATAGTTTTGATATAAAAGGAGCAAGAGCAATAGAAGCATCACAGTTTGTTATTGAAGATGTATTATATCATTTAAACCAACAGCAAAGTGCGATTGTTGCTAATTCTATTTTAGATGGAATAGTTAGAACTATGAATATGGAAAGAAGACGTGTAGCAGGGGCAAATTTTGCTGTACTAAGAGGATCAATTTCGCCATCTATATTAATAGAGTTAGGTTTTGTTTCAAATCATGATGATATTAAGAAATATTCAACATCATATGGACAAAGAAAGGTTGCAAAAACTATAGCAGAAGCTATAAGAAAGCATTATTGAGGTTAATATGAAAAGAAAATCTATGAGAAAAAAATTTATTGAAAAAAATTTATGGACTATTGTATTATTAGTATGCATAGTATTTGCATATATATACAAAAGTCATTTAAATAAACAACAAGAAGCAGTTACTGTTTTAGTTGAAGAAGCTGAACAAATTGAAAGAGAATCAGAGATTGTAAAGTTAAAAATATATGATTCTTTTGAAAATAAGATTAAAGAAAAAGAAATTGAAGTCAACAATAAGCAATTTTTGACTATGGGAGATTACATTAAATTAATTCTTGAAAATTCGGAATTCTTAACTAATAAAATGGACCTTTTATCAGTTTATGAATTAGATGATGAGCAAGTTTTAGTTATATTATCAGATGAATTTAGAAATCTTTCAAAATCTTCATTTGTGGCAGTAACTACAACTATAAAACTTAATTTAAAGGAAGCTTTTCCAAATGTAAAAGTAGTTAATATAAAGTTAGATAGTGATTAAAAAAATCTAGGCTTAATTGTCTAGATTTTTTGTTATTTTTTAATTTTTATTGTAATTATTAATTGTAGTAAACAGTATAAAAATATTAAAAATAAATTTGTAAAGAATATTGTTTTTGCTATAATAGTTTTGTCTTTGAAAATTATTACTAGCATAGGTAATATTACAACAAACAAAAGAAAGCAAAAGATACTGAATTTAAAACTTCTTACGAATAAAATATCTTTTTTCATAGTTTAACTCCGTTCTAAAAAATTAATTGTTAATTTTTTAATTAATTATATACCTAAAAACTAGATAAATCAATAGAGAATTTATCATTGACAAAAGTTTTTAAATAGTATAATATTCTTTTAGAAAGGAAGTGAATGTATGAAAAAAAACATAATTTTAATGTTTTCAATACTAGTATTATCAGGCTTATCATATACTAAGAAACCAGATAATATTAATGTTATAGGTAATATTGGATTTAATTCATATATATTAGAACCAACATATGGTGCTACCTTAGGATTTAATATTCAACCTGAATGGATTTTTGAAAAAGAAAAAATTGATATAGGTGTAGGTCCAGTATTTGGGGTAGATACTTCGGCTTTTAAATTTAATAATGATTTTTCTGGTTCTGCTCAAATAAATTTAGGTGTAAGATATGACATTTATTTAAAGAAAAATGATATATATATAGGAAGTGAATTAGGGCTTGCATTAGGAATTCAAAAAAGTAAAGATAAACGTGTAGAATTTAATCCTTTTGCAATAAATGCTAAATTACTTCATGTAGGTAAAAAATTTGATAATGGATTTAGAGTTGGTGGTTATCTAGGTTATGGTTCAAAGGGAATTGTAGGATTAGAAATAGGTAAATCATTCTAAAAAAAATCTAGGTATTAATTGCCTAGATTTTTAATTTATCTACCTGAAATTTTTATTTTACCTAATAAATTACTTATATAAATATTAATAGTTTTATCACTTTCTTTATTAATATTTTTCATAGATACACTACCAATTATATCATCTCTTTGTAATGAGACATTACTACTAGTTTTAATTTTTATATCTCCTATAAAATCATCAATATTAATTTTTGAATTATTTTCTAAATCAGATGTTATTTTCCCAATAGAATCTGAAATATCTATAAATATTTCATCTTTATATATTATTTTGATAGCATCTAAATTATGTTTTTTAATAGATGAGATATTTACTTTATCAGATATGGTTTCAACTTCTACATTATTACTATATTTTATAATGTTTTGTTCTCTCTTTATTATTTTTATATCTCCTACATAATCATCTATTATAATTTCATTATTTTTGAAGTTTATTACACTACTGTAATTATTTTTATATGCATAAATTGAAAATATAAATCCTGTTATCATTAAAATAATACCTATTATAATTATTTTTTATTCATATTATTTCCCTTTCAATTTACCCTTAATATTTATGTTTCCTAATGCATTAATTATAGAAATATTAATAGTTTTATCACTATTTTTATTAATATTTTCTATTGATATAGGAGCAAGAGTATTAGTTGTATCTATAGAAACATTACTACTAGTTTCAATATTTATATCTCCTACAAAATTTTCTATATTTATTTTAGAATTATTTTCTAAATTAGAGTTTAATAAGCCAACTGCATCTATAATATCTATATCTAGATTTTCTTTATATATTATCTTTACTTTATTATTTTTAGCTTTCTTTTTTGAATATATTTCTATTTCATTAGAATTATTATTAATATTTAATGTTTCATCATATTTTATAAGGTTTTTATCTCCCTTTTCTATTTGAATAGTTCCAGCAAAGGTTTCTAATAAAATTTTTTCATTATTAAAAGGCATTTCATGTGTAAGTTTATTAAAAGTTTTTTCATATATAAATTCATTATTATAGTTAGTTTCTATTTTATTATATGCATAAATTGAAAATACAAGCCCTATCATCATTAAAATTATACCTATTATAATTATACTAAGTTTTTTATTCATATTATTTTCCTTTCTAATTTTTATTTATTCGAAAAAAATGTATATATCTTAGCAAATAATCTAGCAAATAAATTTAAAATATATCTTGCAACTTCTATAAATAAAGGTGAAATTACCAATAATAGACCTATTGAAAATATTGATACACCTAAGAATAAAAAGTTACTAGGGTATGGGAAAGTTATTGCCCAAAAAGTTGTTTTAAATGGTATTGCAAATAATGAAATTATTAGAGCCATTATAACAACACCTATACTAAGAATTACTGCAAAGATTGCAAATATAATTCCAATAGCAGCAAGTGCTAGTGGTAATGCAATAGGCAATCCCAATATGGCACTTATAGTTATTAAAATAAATTTAAGTGGATTATTCATTTTTTCTTTTTTATTGGCAACTTGTATACCTTGGTCTAATAGTATTTCATTTGCTATCTTATAAGGATCCATATTTTCAGGTACATTATCATCTTGTCCTATATTTAAATCTTCAAAATACTCTTCATAATATTTAAAAATATCTGCTTTTTCACTATAAGATATGTTTTTTAAATAATTATCTAGTTTTTGCATAAATTTTTTTCTAGTCATTTTTTTAACCCTCTTTTAAAAAATTGTCTATTGTATTTTTTAAATCTGTCCATTCTAATTTGATTTTTTCAAATTCTAGAAGTCCTTTTTTAGTTATTTTGTAATATCTCCTATTTCTGCCTTGATAATTATTATCATATGTACTAAGCAAATCATTTTGTTTAAGCCTTCTTAATACTGGGTAGAGTGTTGATTCACTTATTTGTATTTTTTCTTGAATATTTTGAGTTAATGCATAACCATATAAATCCTCTTTTTTAAGACAAGATAGAACACAAAATTCTAATATATCACTTGTTATTTGCACATATTACCCTCCTTTACTTTGCTTTCAACAATATTATATGACATATAATATTGTTTGTCAATACATATAAAAAAATTCTTATTTTAGTTGAACATTATCAAAAACGGGGTATAATATACCAGTAATGTAAATAATGTTTGGAGTGAGAAATATGAGATTTAATAGAAATATGAGACTATATTTAATTACTTTAATAATAAGCATACTTAATTTTATTTATGCGATTTTTATAAATTATATAAAATCAAATGATATTAATTCTCATAAAACAAACGTATATATTTTTGCTATTATTATAGGAATGATACCTTGTTATATATGTGCATTTAAAATTTTTTTAATAATACAAAGTGCATTATGTAAGTTAATAGAAAAATATACAGAAAATATTATAATAGATACTTTAATGTTCATATTTAGGAGATGGGTATTACATTTAATTATGGTGATTCCTATAGTTATATTAGGATTTGGACCAACAATTTTAGGTTTTATGGTTTCAAACCCAATTTTAAGAGTATGATATTATAAAAAAGGAGACCAACTATGATTTTAAATTTAAATAAGGACCATATCATAAAAATTAATGAAAACTTTATTAAACAGGGATGGGGTTCTAGAAAGGATATATTGAATAAATATCTAGATGAGCAACAATCTGGTAAAAGAATAGTTTTAGTGTATGAAGAAAATAATGAAATAAAGGGATATATTACTCTTATAATAAGTCCAACAAAAGGTCCGTTTAGTTTAACAAATATTCCTGAAATTTCTGATTTCAATGTTTTTAAAGAATATCAAGGTAAGGGTATTGGACAAAAATTATTAGATAATATTATTAATAGATCTAAAAAAATAAGTGATTTAGTTGGTATAGGAGTTGGACTACATGCAGGATATGGTACAGCTCAAAGGATGTATATTAGAAATGGATTCATACCAGATGGTAATGGGGTCTATTATAAAGGAGAAATACTAGAGCCATACACAGAGTGTATAAACGATGATGACCTAGTACTATATTTTATAAAAAAACAAACTTAGATAATTAGAATGTGCATTTAAGATAAGTTTTATATTCACATTTAGAAAATGGATATAGGCTTATTATTTTAGGAGTATAAGGAAGTGAGTTTAATATGAAAAAAATATTTAGTATATTTTGTCTACTAAGTGTAGTTATAGCATATGGGGAACCTAAATACATGCCACAAGATTACAGTGGTGTTATTAAAACAGTATTTCTTGAACCAAATACAAAGGAAGAAGTAAAAGTTATTAATGGTAGAAAAGAAGGGGAATCAAAAGAAATTTATCCAGATGGTAGAATACTTTATTCAACATATAAAAATGGTGTAAGACAAGGGAAAGCAAAAATAGAATATCCTAATGGTAATATTGAAATAACTAATATTAAAAATGATTATTTACATGGAGATACTATTACTACAAGTGCTAATGCAGAATACGAAGTAAAAGGTAAATACATATATAAATATAAAGATGGAGATTTTATAACTAGAAATAAAAGCGGTAAAATAGTTGAAAAAATAACATATATATTAGATGAAGCAACAAGAATGGAGACTAACTATGATAATGATATAGTAGAAGCAGTATTTAATCCATTTTTTGGTACATTTAAAATTAAAATTTTAAATGGAAATTCTGAATATGAGTTTAAATACTTTAATGAAAAATATGCTAATGAATTTGGTAATAGATTTGGTCAATTAAAAATTACTCATTTAGGAAATGTATATACTCAAACAATAATAAAAAATAAACCTATTACTATGGCAAAGGTAGTATATAAAAATGGAGAGATTAAATATGCCAAAAAGATAAAAGATTTATTACCTGATGAAATTAAAGATAATTATAATTTTGATGCAGAGTATAAGGGTGAAGATAAAAAAATGACAAAATCTTTTGAAATAGATGGATTAAAAGGTCAAATTAAAGATGGAAAGATTGACGGAATATTAGAATATCATGATAAAATGACTTCTAATAAAATTGTGATGAATTTTAAAGATGGAAAATTAGATGGAGAAGTGAGTGTTTACACTAGTGAAAAGGGAGTATACTCAAAAACAAATATAAAAAATGATAAATTACATGGGAAATATATAGAAAATTTTGATGAATTTAGAGTAGAAAAAATTTTTGAAAATGGAAGATTAGTAGAGTGTTTATTTTATGAAAACAATGTAGAAACTAAAAAATATGAAGTTACTGATGAAGGAATCCTTATAATGTCTTCAAATCATTTTTCTATACATGAAGGAGACACTTTAAAAATTTATTATAAGCCAGTACCATATGGTGAAGATGAAAAAATAATGGTAATTGTAACAAAGAAAAATGGACAAGTTAGAATGTATAAAAAACTTAGTGAATACCAAGGTGGTGGATCATATATTGAATTAAAAGAAGCGGATAAAAAATAAGATTATTATAAAAAGGAGAAAAATTATTATGAAAAAGATATTAAGCATATTTTGTCTATTTACTTTAATAAATATTACTTATGGAGAAGCTAAATACATGCCACAAGATAATAATGGAAGATTTACTCTTTTATATAATGATATTTCTTATACTAAAGAGGAAGTAAGAGTCATTGGTGGTAGAAAAGAAGGAAAATCAAAAGAAATTTACCCTGATGGTAGAATATTTTATTCAACATATAAATATGGTGTAAGACAAGGTGAAGCTAAAATAGAATATCCTAATGGAAGTGTCGAAATAGTTAATATGAAAGATGATTTTATTCATGGCAAATCAATATTTAAAAGCCCTAATGGAGAATATATAACAAAAGGGCAATATTTATATAATTTAAAAGATGGAGATTTTATAACTACTGATAAAAGTGGTAAAATAGTTGAAAAAAGAACATATATATTAGATGAAATTACAAGAATAGAGAGTTATTATGATAATGAAATAGTAGAAAATGTATTTAACCCATTTTTTGTTACACTCAAATTTAAAATCTTAAAAGAAAATTTTGAATATGAGTTTAAAATTTTTAATAATAAATATTCTGATGAATTTGGTAATGAATTTGGTCAATTAAAAATTACTCATTTAGGAAATGTATATACTCAAACAATAATAAAAAATAAACCTATTACTATGGCAAAGGTAGTTTATAAAAATGGAAAGGTTAAATATGCTAAAAGTATGAAAGAATTATTGCCAGATGATATAAAAGAAAGTATTAGTTTTGATTTTGAATATGAAGGAAAAGATAAAAAAATGACAAAATCTTTTGAAATAGATGGATTAAAAGGTTAAATTAAAGATGGAAAAGTTGATGGAGTGTTAGAATATCATAATAAAATGACTTCTAACAAAACTGTGTTGAATTTTAAAAATGGAAAATTAGATGGAGAAGTTAATATTTATACTAATGAAAAAGGAGTATATTTAAAATCAAACATAAAAAATGATAAATTAAATGGGAAATATACAGAAAATTTTGATGAACTTAGAATAGAAAAAATTTTTAAAGATGGGAGATTAGTAAAGCATTCAATTTATATAAATAATATACAAACTGAAAAATATGAAGTTACCAATGAAGGAATTCTTATAATGTCTTCAAATCATTTTTCTGTACATGAAGGGGATAATTTAAAAACTTATTATAAGCTAGTACCATATAAAAAAGATCAGGAAATAATGACAATTGTTACAAAGAAAAATGGACAAGTTAGAATGTATAAAAAACTTAACGAATATCAAGGTGGAGGTAGATATATTGAATTAAAAGCGGCAGATAAAAAATAAGATATTTAATTTAAAAGTTCAGAAAATTAAGATTTATTATAAAAAGGAGAAAAATTATTATGAAAAAAATATTAAGCATATTTTGTCTATTTACTTTAATAAATATTACTTATGGGGAAGCGAAATACATGCCACAAGATAATAGTGGAACGAATATTATTGCATATTATAACGCAGATAATACAACAGAAGAAGTAAAAGTCAT
This is a stretch of genomic DNA from Oceanivirga salmonicida. It encodes these proteins:
- a CDS encoding DUF1700 domain-containing protein, whose amino-acid sequence is MTRKKFMQKLDNYLKNISYSEKADIFKYYEEYFEDLNIGQDDNVPENMDPYKIANEILLDQGIQVANKKEKMNNPLKFILITISAILGLPIALPLALAAIGIIFAIFAVILSIGVVIMALIISLFAIPFKTTFWAITFPYPSNFLFLGVSIFSIGLLLVISPLFIEVARYILNLFARLFAKIYTFFSNK
- a CDS encoding PadR family transcriptional regulator — translated: MQITSDILEFCVLSCLKKEDLYGYALTQNIQEKIQISESTLYPVLRRLKQNDLLSTYDNNYQGRNRRYYKITKKGLLEFEKIKLEWTDLKNTIDNFLKEG
- a CDS encoding GNAT family N-acetyltransferase, with translation MILNLNKDHIIKINENFIKQGWGSRKDILNKYLDEQQSGKRIVLVYEENNEIKGYITLIISPTKGPFSLTNIPEISDFNVFKEYQGKGIGQKLLDNIINRSKKISDLVGIGVGLHAGYGTAQRMYIRNGFIPDGNGVYYKGEILEPYTECINDDDLVLYFIKKQT
- a CDS encoding toxin-antitoxin system YwqK family antitoxin, whose product is MKKILSIFCLFTLINITYGEAKYMPQDNNGRFTLLYNDISYTKEEVRVIGGRKEGKSKEIYPDGRIFYSTYKYGVRQGEAKIEYPNGSVEIVNMKDDFIHGKSIFKSPNGEYITKGQYLYNLKDGDFITTDKSGKIVEKRTYILDEITRIESYYDNEIVENVFNPFFVTLKFKILKENFEYEFKIFNNKYSDEFGNEFGQLKITHLGNVYTQTIIKNKPITMAKVVYKNGKVKYAKSMKELLPDDIKESISFDFEYEGKDKKMTKSFEIDGLKG